The proteins below are encoded in one region of Effusibacillus dendaii:
- a CDS encoding YphA family membrane protein: MRPDVFALITFWVAAVMFATGWGNRYVESSGLKNGQFAAVLLLIGTAGDFNLEKANLVFNLGAVIVGALIGIFFGSIRSWKQQIQFLLAIVTVAAVDLVFMVLVPQDPAFYLFDEQVVYPLAAVMSAYLFSRKPLFCMNAALFGILMAGVIQHNRFQTETGTFLFGDSDIMELLASTMIISFVTDQLVHMVNLLFYRLWRRHETAEGDPT; this comes from the coding sequence ATGCGGCCGGATGTATTTGCATTGATCACGTTCTGGGTAGCAGCCGTTATGTTTGCAACCGGTTGGGGCAACCGTTATGTAGAAAGCAGTGGATTAAAGAACGGACAATTTGCAGCGGTTTTGCTTTTGATTGGGACAGCGGGCGATTTTAATTTAGAAAAAGCGAATCTGGTGTTCAATCTGGGAGCGGTGATTGTGGGGGCGCTGATCGGAATTTTTTTTGGCTCTATCCGCAGTTGGAAACAGCAGATTCAATTTTTGTTGGCGATAGTCACCGTTGCCGCCGTAGATTTAGTGTTTATGGTATTGGTTCCGCAAGATCCCGCGTTTTACCTGTTTGACGAACAGGTTGTGTACCCGCTGGCGGCCGTTATGTCCGCATACTTGTTTTCACGAAAACCTCTGTTTTGCATGAATGCCGCATTGTTCGGGATTCTTATGGCAGGCGTGATTCAACATAACCGGTTCCAGACCGAAACGGGAACCTTTCTATTCGGGGATTCGGATATTATGGAACTGCTGGCCTCTACAATGATCATCTCGTTTGTAACGGATCAGCTTGTCCATATGGTCAACCTGTTGTTTTACCGATTGTGGCGTCGGCATGAAACAGCGGAAGGGGATCCGACATGA